In Chiloscyllium plagiosum isolate BGI_BamShark_2017 chromosome 18, ASM401019v2, whole genome shotgun sequence, a single genomic region encodes these proteins:
- the LOC122559142 gene encoding protein SSUH2 homolog isoform X2, whose product MDPNQSETGGPEDLEDEEGPTAPPIEMLDNIRGYEGTVVGGDENYVSPPIHPSDKREQPQRQLEWRIPSITEEAAREALTQFADAHCCYSSHPAQDMVFQDLTPFNMYRYRLETFTETRSTEWAHKPFTGQLVDSAECGSPPLPWEVVVETPPMFQDSVKKVPVPHTAAVKCCHKCKGRGRYRCSQCGGKGMLKCLPCGSRGIVHRNKRCIQCGGRGMKRCGPCLGRGTRTCHVCKTNGYLLFYIQLTVKWTNNVFEQVADQQIGLPVALFNEVSGQNVFADESYQVYTIVGFPDSLIDQISQQGVQEHQEKFGRTACILQQRQTIELIPVTKVHFQWKGQENSYFVYGTENNVYAPDYPSKCQCTIL is encoded by the exons GTGGACCAGAGGACTTGGAGGATGAGGAAGGCCCAACAGCACCCCCTATTGAAATGCTGGACAATATAAGGGGCTACGAGGGAACTGTTGTAGGTGGAG ATGAAAACTATGTCTCTCCACCAATTCATCCGTCTGACAAGAGGGAGCAACCTCAGCGACAGCTGGAGTGGAG AATTCCATCCATCACTGAAGAGGCAGCGAGAGAGGCATTGACACAGTTTGCTGATGCTCACTGCTGTTATAGCAGTCACCCTGCCCAAGACATGGTCTTTCAGGATCTCACACCATTTAACATGTACAGG tATCGACTGGAGACTTTCACTGAAACCCGGTCAACTGAATGGGCACATAAGCCGTTTACTG GTCAGCTTGTCGACAGTGCTGAATGTGGATCTCCACCCCTTCCATGGGAAGTGGTTGTTGAGACCCCACCAATGTTTCAGGATTCTGTAAAGAAAGTTCCGGTTCCTCACACTGCAGCTGTCAAG tGTTGCCACAAGTGCAAGGGCCGGGGGAGATATAGATGTTCACAGTGTGGTGGAAAAGGGATG ctcAAATGTCTGCCATGTGGTAGCCGAGGAATAGTGCACAGAAATAAGAGGTGCATCCAGTGCGGAGGGAGAGGGATGAAAAG GTGTGGCCCTTGTCTAGGCCGAGGCACCCGGACCTGCCATGTCTGCAAAACCAATGGCTATTTGCTCTTCTACATACAGCTAACAGTAAAATG GACCAATAATGTCTTTGAACAAGTGGCTGACCAACAAATCGGACTTCCTGTGGCACTCTTCAATGAAGTGTCTGGACAGAATGTGTTTGCTGATGAAAGCTATCAA gtctACACTATAGTTGGTTTTCCAGACTCTTTAATTGATCAGATTTCCCAGCAAGGTGTTCAGGAACACCAGGAAAAGTTTGGCAGAACAGCATGTATACTTCAGCAG CGACAGACAATTGAATTGATTCCTGTAACCAAGGTGCACTTCCAGTGGAAAGGACAAGAGAACAGCTACTTTGTGTATGGCACAGAAAACAATGTCTATGCTCCAGACTATCCCAGCAAATGCCAGTGCACCATTCTCTGA
- the LOC122559142 gene encoding protein SSUH2 homolog isoform X1: MHSHVLYYEAPTTIHNTPGGPEDLEDEEGPTAPPIEMLDNIRGYEGTVVGGDENYVSPPIHPSDKREQPQRQLEWRIPSITEEAAREALTQFADAHCCYSSHPAQDMVFQDLTPFNMYRYRLETFTETRSTEWAHKPFTGQLVDSAECGSPPLPWEVVVETPPMFQDSVKKVPVPHTAAVKCCHKCKGRGRYRCSQCGGKGMLKCLPCGSRGIVHRNKRCIQCGGRGMKRCGPCLGRGTRTCHVCKTNGYLLFYIQLTVKWTNNVFEQVADQQIGLPVALFNEVSGQNVFADESYQVYTIVGFPDSLIDQISQQGVQEHQEKFGRTACILQQRQTIELIPVTKVHFQWKGQENSYFVYGTENNVYAPDYPSKCQCTIL; the protein is encoded by the exons GTGGACCAGAGGACTTGGAGGATGAGGAAGGCCCAACAGCACCCCCTATTGAAATGCTGGACAATATAAGGGGCTACGAGGGAACTGTTGTAGGTGGAG ATGAAAACTATGTCTCTCCACCAATTCATCCGTCTGACAAGAGGGAGCAACCTCAGCGACAGCTGGAGTGGAG AATTCCATCCATCACTGAAGAGGCAGCGAGAGAGGCATTGACACAGTTTGCTGATGCTCACTGCTGTTATAGCAGTCACCCTGCCCAAGACATGGTCTTTCAGGATCTCACACCATTTAACATGTACAGG tATCGACTGGAGACTTTCACTGAAACCCGGTCAACTGAATGGGCACATAAGCCGTTTACTG GTCAGCTTGTCGACAGTGCTGAATGTGGATCTCCACCCCTTCCATGGGAAGTGGTTGTTGAGACCCCACCAATGTTTCAGGATTCTGTAAAGAAAGTTCCGGTTCCTCACACTGCAGCTGTCAAG tGTTGCCACAAGTGCAAGGGCCGGGGGAGATATAGATGTTCACAGTGTGGTGGAAAAGGGATG ctcAAATGTCTGCCATGTGGTAGCCGAGGAATAGTGCACAGAAATAAGAGGTGCATCCAGTGCGGAGGGAGAGGGATGAAAAG GTGTGGCCCTTGTCTAGGCCGAGGCACCCGGACCTGCCATGTCTGCAAAACCAATGGCTATTTGCTCTTCTACATACAGCTAACAGTAAAATG GACCAATAATGTCTTTGAACAAGTGGCTGACCAACAAATCGGACTTCCTGTGGCACTCTTCAATGAAGTGTCTGGACAGAATGTGTTTGCTGATGAAAGCTATCAA gtctACACTATAGTTGGTTTTCCAGACTCTTTAATTGATCAGATTTCCCAGCAAGGTGTTCAGGAACACCAGGAAAAGTTTGGCAGAACAGCATGTATACTTCAGCAG CGACAGACAATTGAATTGATTCCTGTAACCAAGGTGCACTTCCAGTGGAAAGGACAAGAGAACAGCTACTTTGTGTATGGCACAGAAAACAATGTCTATGCTCCAGACTATCCCAGCAAATGCCAGTGCACCATTCTCTGA
- the LOC122559142 gene encoding protein SSUH2 homolog isoform X3 — MLDNIRGYEGTVVGGDENYVSPPIHPSDKREQPQRQLEWRIPSITEEAAREALTQFADAHCCYSSHPAQDMVFQDLTPFNMYRYRLETFTETRSTEWAHKPFTGQLVDSAECGSPPLPWEVVVETPPMFQDSVKKVPVPHTAAVKCCHKCKGRGRYRCSQCGGKGMLKCLPCGSRGIVHRNKRCIQCGGRGMKRCGPCLGRGTRTCHVCKTNGYLLFYIQLTVKWTNNVFEQVADQQIGLPVALFNEVSGQNVFADESYQVYTIVGFPDSLIDQISQQGVQEHQEKFGRTACILQQRQTIELIPVTKVHFQWKGQENSYFVYGTENNVYAPDYPSKCQCTIL, encoded by the exons ATGCTGGACAATATAAGGGGCTACGAGGGAACTGTTGTAGGTGGAG ATGAAAACTATGTCTCTCCACCAATTCATCCGTCTGACAAGAGGGAGCAACCTCAGCGACAGCTGGAGTGGAG AATTCCATCCATCACTGAAGAGGCAGCGAGAGAGGCATTGACACAGTTTGCTGATGCTCACTGCTGTTATAGCAGTCACCCTGCCCAAGACATGGTCTTTCAGGATCTCACACCATTTAACATGTACAGG tATCGACTGGAGACTTTCACTGAAACCCGGTCAACTGAATGGGCACATAAGCCGTTTACTG GTCAGCTTGTCGACAGTGCTGAATGTGGATCTCCACCCCTTCCATGGGAAGTGGTTGTTGAGACCCCACCAATGTTTCAGGATTCTGTAAAGAAAGTTCCGGTTCCTCACACTGCAGCTGTCAAG tGTTGCCACAAGTGCAAGGGCCGGGGGAGATATAGATGTTCACAGTGTGGTGGAAAAGGGATG ctcAAATGTCTGCCATGTGGTAGCCGAGGAATAGTGCACAGAAATAAGAGGTGCATCCAGTGCGGAGGGAGAGGGATGAAAAG GTGTGGCCCTTGTCTAGGCCGAGGCACCCGGACCTGCCATGTCTGCAAAACCAATGGCTATTTGCTCTTCTACATACAGCTAACAGTAAAATG GACCAATAATGTCTTTGAACAAGTGGCTGACCAACAAATCGGACTTCCTGTGGCACTCTTCAATGAAGTGTCTGGACAGAATGTGTTTGCTGATGAAAGCTATCAA gtctACACTATAGTTGGTTTTCCAGACTCTTTAATTGATCAGATTTCCCAGCAAGGTGTTCAGGAACACCAGGAAAAGTTTGGCAGAACAGCATGTATACTTCAGCAG CGACAGACAATTGAATTGATTCCTGTAACCAAGGTGCACTTCCAGTGGAAAGGACAAGAGAACAGCTACTTTGTGTATGGCACAGAAAACAATGTCTATGCTCCAGACTATCCCAGCAAATGCCAGTGCACCATTCTCTGA